The Chryseobacterium sp. 52 genome includes a region encoding these proteins:
- a CDS encoding 3'-5' exonuclease, giving the protein MNTTNEILIIDLEATCWENDRIPIGQKVDIIEIGICKLDLQSKTISQKQSIYVIPERSEINQFCTGLTGITPQLIDDKGIYFEEACEKIKEEYHSMPLTWAGYGNFDKEQIFEQCDWLGIEIPFSYEYLNIMEEFRSHFRLQKMIGLKRALYHLKMDFEGNHHSGADDAYNAAKILQKILE; this is encoded by the coding sequence ATGAACACAACAAACGAAATATTAATTATCGACCTGGAAGCCACCTGTTGGGAAAACGACAGAATTCCCATCGGGCAAAAAGTTGATATTATAGAAATAGGGATCTGCAAGTTGGATTTACAGTCAAAAACCATTTCCCAAAAACAAAGCATTTATGTAATTCCCGAAAGATCGGAAATCAATCAATTCTGTACCGGATTGACGGGAATTACTCCGCAACTGATAGACGATAAAGGAATCTATTTTGAAGAAGCCTGTGAGAAAATTAAAGAAGAATATCATTCAATGCCACTTACCTGGGCAGGGTATGGAAACTTTGATAAAGAGCAGATTTTTGAACAATGTGACTGGCTCGGAATTGAAATCCCTTTTTCTTATGAATATCTGAATATCATGGAAGAGTTCAGAAGCCATTTCAGACTTCAAAAAATGATTGGCTTGAAAAGAGCCCTTTATCATCTGAAAATGGATTTTGAAGGAAACCATCACAGCGGAGCAGACGATGCTTATAATGCGGCCAAAATTTTACAGAAGATTTTGGAGTAA
- a CDS encoding 3'-5' exonuclease — MKTTENILIIDLEATCWDDRPPRGQESEIIEIGVCMMNATTGKISKNEGILVKPQYSKVSPFCTELTSITQSMLDSEGIMLEDALDILRAEYDSEDLTWASYGNYDLNMLQNQARRFNVDYPLSDDHINVKTLFGELHPTVRKSVGMARALGELNFTLEGTHHRGVDDAKNIAKILHWCLQKA; from the coding sequence ATGAAAACAACAGAAAATATATTAATTATAGACCTGGAAGCTACCTGCTGGGACGACAGACCACCCAGGGGCCAGGAAAGTGAGATCATTGAGATCGGAGTGTGTATGATGAATGCCACAACCGGTAAGATCTCAAAAAATGAAGGCATTCTTGTGAAGCCACAATACTCAAAGGTGAGTCCTTTCTGTACTGAGCTGACTTCTATCACGCAGTCTATGCTGGATTCAGAGGGAATCATGCTGGAAGATGCACTCGATATTCTGAGAGCAGAATACGATTCTGAAGATCTCACCTGGGCGAGCTACGGAAATTATGATCTGAATATGCTGCAAAATCAGGCCAGAAGATTCAATGTAGATTATCCTTTGAGCGATGATCATATCAATGTGAAAACATTGTTCGGGGAACTGCATCCCACCGTTCGTAAAAGTGTCGGAATGGCAAGAGCTTTGGGAGAACTGAATTTTACCCTTGAAGGTACGCACCACAGAGGGGTAGACGATGCGAAGAATATTGCAAAGATTCTGCATTGGTGTCTTCAAAAAGCTTAA
- a CDS encoding alpha/beta fold hydrolase has protein sequence MKKTADINNISVCYEIFGDNNNQSIVLISGLGSQMIRWDDHFCKLLVNKGFKVIRFDNRDSGGSIFISEKELNFDKGIQHTLASFKKEDLPYSLVDMAEDVIGLLNYLGIEKVHIAGRSMGGIIAQLLGSYFPERILSLTIIMSTSLRPSLPPSDPEVMAMMMQPSIDPMVDKEGYIKQKLLFAEKTNGNVYPLDEKQETKIIEEELYRSQIKNGIFRQLLAMGSFQYDTEVLRKITAPVLVIHGTEDLIFHPDCGKDIADSITSSELILIEGMGHSIHAELYELVSESIRDLCME, from the coding sequence ATGAAAAAGACAGCAGACATCAATAATATCAGCGTATGTTATGAGATTTTTGGTGATAATAATAATCAGAGTATTGTTCTTATCTCAGGATTGGGAAGTCAAATGATCCGATGGGACGATCATTTTTGCAAGCTACTTGTAAACAAAGGTTTTAAGGTGATCCGCTTTGACAACAGAGATTCGGGAGGTTCAATTTTTATTTCAGAAAAAGAATTGAATTTCGATAAGGGAATTCAACATACACTGGCAAGTTTCAAAAAAGAAGACCTTCCGTATTCATTAGTGGATATGGCTGAAGATGTAATCGGACTTCTGAATTATCTGGGTATTGAAAAAGTTCATATTGCAGGTCGATCCATGGGTGGTATTATTGCCCAGTTGCTTGGGTCTTATTTTCCGGAACGGATTTTATCACTCACGATTATTATGTCTACCTCTTTACGTCCTTCTCTCCCACCCTCCGATCCTGAAGTCATGGCTATGATGATGCAGCCTTCCATTGATCCAATGGTAGATAAAGAAGGTTATATTAAGCAAAAACTACTCTTTGCGGAAAAAACCAATGGCAATGTTTATCCCTTGGATGAAAAACAGGAAACAAAAATCATTGAAGAAGAATTATACCGTTCTCAAATTAAAAACGGAATTTTCAGGCAGCTGCTCGCTATGGGTTCATTCCAGTATGATACTGAAGTACTTCGAAAAATAACGGCTCCTGTTTTAGTCATTCACGGAACGGAAGATCTCATTTTCCACCCGGATTGTGGAAAAGACATTGCTGATTCAATTACCAGTTCTGAACTGATTCTAATAGAAGGAATGGGGCATTCTATTCATGCTGAGCTATATGAGTTGGTTTCTGAAAGTATAAGAGACTTGTGTATGGAATAA
- a CDS encoding GIY-YIG nuclease family protein, translated as MKNTLRQQLREKAKNHPVTMGVLSVTNRVNEKRYIQGSLHLEALVNKMKFSLNTGQFSNISFQNDWTEYGSEAFTFEFVAIVLPQETPYINYRQEITQAEKTVISECDSLLY; from the coding sequence ATGAAGAATACACTGAGGCAGCAGCTCAGAGAAAAAGCAAAAAATCATCCCGTTACCATGGGCGTTCTTTCAGTTACCAATAGGGTGAATGAAAAACGTTATATTCAGGGATCATTACATCTGGAAGCTCTTGTTAATAAGATGAAATTTTCACTCAATACCGGGCAATTTTCCAATATATCATTTCAAAACGACTGGACAGAATATGGCAGTGAGGCATTTACTTTTGAATTTGTGGCCATTGTTCTCCCGCAGGAAACTCCTTATATCAATTATCGTCAAGAAATTACCCAGGCTGAAAAAACCGTAATTTCTGAGTGTGACTCTCTTTTATATTAA
- a CDS encoding MarR family winged helix-turn-helix transcriptional regulator gives MISTELLFLININKLQSVMARKFDSLNVHGLGLNDFVILYILYHSSESKMRRIDLAEKIGLTASGVTRLLNPLEKIGLVSREANERDARVSYVVITETGKKIFEEAKKTAENITQEILPPKKSKTLRIAADFIQELGGNIQ, from the coding sequence ATGATAAGCACCGAACTATTATTTTTAATTAACATCAATAAACTGCAGTCGGTAATGGCCAGGAAGTTTGATTCTTTAAATGTGCACGGACTTGGGCTGAATGATTTTGTGATTCTTTACATCCTGTATCATTCTTCTGAAAGTAAAATGCGAAGAATCGATCTTGCTGAAAAAATAGGGCTTACCGCTTCAGGAGTTACAAGATTGCTTAATCCTTTGGAAAAAATAGGATTGGTATCCAGAGAAGCGAATGAGAGAGACGCAAGAGTAAGCTATGTTGTCATTACAGAAACAGGAAAGAAAATATTTGAAGAGGCTAAAAAGACTGCCGAAAACATCACGCAGGAAATCCTACCTCCTAAGAAAAGTAAAACACTCCGTATTGCTGCAGATTTTATTCAAGAACTGGGAGGTAATATTCAGTAA
- a CDS encoding slipin family protein translates to MIKNVQIKAYQIGLVFKNRNLTEIVKEGNHWVLGNKSVDIYEMKSPFEAGEDLPILLRNENLKSLLEVIDVKDGEIVLMYENGTFKEVLNVGQYAFWKGMINREFRKIDIAKVEITEDVSKTVLENIKLKNFVRKFIVTNQYKGLLLIDGKLDQVLEAGTYYFWNNEMIVELKSIDPNYEVKSQLGAGIDLPVLLKNENLKNQLEMVDVKDGEIILTHENGIFKDVLYVGQYAFWKGMIKREFQKIDVTKVEITEEVSTTILGNIRVTNLVRKFIVTNQYKALLLIDGKLIKVLEAGTYYFWNNEISVEVRSIDMRMQQMEIAGQELLTKDKAMLRINFYVRFQVESIEKALMENKEYDKQLYILMQLALREFVGALTLDELLLKKDAVGKEILENLGNKAEDLGLKASDAGIRDVILTGEMKEIMNQVLIAEKKAQANSIMRREETASTRSLLNTAKLMEENEVLWKLKEMEYMEKIADKIGDITVSGNSNIVSQLKEIFVNRN, encoded by the coding sequence ATGATAAAAAATGTACAAATTAAAGCGTATCAAATTGGTTTGGTCTTCAAAAACCGAAACTTAACTGAAATTGTAAAAGAAGGTAATCATTGGGTGCTTGGAAATAAATCTGTAGACATCTATGAAATGAAATCCCCGTTTGAAGCAGGTGAAGATTTACCTATTCTCTTGAGAAATGAAAACTTGAAAAGCCTGTTGGAAGTTATAGATGTGAAAGATGGAGAGATCGTTTTAATGTATGAAAACGGAACCTTCAAAGAAGTCTTGAACGTGGGTCAGTATGCTTTCTGGAAAGGAATGATCAACAGAGAATTCCGGAAAATAGATATAGCAAAAGTTGAAATTACAGAGGACGTTTCTAAAACAGTCCTGGAAAATATAAAGTTGAAAAATTTCGTAAGAAAGTTTATAGTGACCAACCAATATAAAGGATTATTACTGATTGACGGAAAATTAGACCAGGTGTTGGAAGCCGGCACGTACTACTTCTGGAACAATGAAATGATTGTTGAACTTAAGAGCATCGATCCCAATTATGAAGTTAAATCTCAGTTAGGAGCGGGTATAGATTTACCTGTTCTGTTGAAAAATGAAAACTTGAAAAACCAGTTGGAAATGGTAGACGTAAAAGACGGAGAAATCATTCTGACGCATGAAAACGGAATCTTCAAGGATGTCTTGTATGTGGGTCAATATGCTTTCTGGAAAGGAATGATCAAAAGAGAATTTCAAAAAATAGATGTAACGAAAGTTGAAATTACAGAAGAAGTTTCTACTACAATTCTGGGGAATATTAGGGTGACGAATTTAGTAAGAAAGTTTATTGTAACCAATCAGTATAAAGCATTATTACTGATTGACGGTAAATTGATCAAAGTTCTGGAAGCAGGTACCTACTACTTTTGGAATAACGAGATTTCTGTAGAAGTAAGATCTATTGATATGCGTATGCAGCAAATGGAAATTGCGGGTCAGGAACTTTTAACCAAAGACAAAGCTATGCTTCGTATCAATTTCTATGTGCGTTTTCAGGTGGAAAGCATTGAAAAGGCATTGATGGAAAATAAAGAATATGATAAGCAATTGTATATTCTGATGCAACTGGCATTGCGGGAGTTTGTGGGAGCTTTAACATTGGATGAGCTGTTGTTGAAAAAAGACGCAGTAGGAAAAGAAATCCTAGAAAATCTGGGTAACAAAGCCGAAGATTTAGGTCTTAAAGCTTCCGATGCAGGTATCCGGGATGTGATCTTAACAGGAGAAATGAAGGAAATCATGAATCAGGTGTTGATTGCTGAGAAAAAAGCTCAGGCTAACAGCATTATGCGCCGTGAAGAAACAGCTTCCACAAGAAGTTTGCTGAACACGGCAAAACTGATGGAAGAGAATGAAGTTTTATGGAAGCTGAAAGAAATGGAATATATGGAGAAAATCGCCGACAAAATTGGAGATATCACCGTTTCTGGAAACAGCAATATTGTTTCCCAGCTAAAAGAGATCTTCGTTAACAGAAACTAA
- a CDS encoding DUF6493 family protein, translated as MLIGDELKTIYLNYRIKEIVPFLIKLTQKEKKETAVIVKKFLNKDWGHNHISMLTVLACSNTKDQYENLASGYYAIPAHLVDELFQSCVPEWIGSSYVFLRNIDYLKVLEWQQKGYFTLSDEVTAKLLSESLASNPTAEEILFSYPVTINSHIWLLFQYDSNLTDNYNNGKNWKILLKDLLKENKIERSRLLKSCLHAIALNFSKDHNTWFLELFSYLEPSNSEIIELQDNLFSVFHSPQHSLFVPVLKIINPVITESGFKTDDFLHAAVSLPGLQVKNILNALLQTLDKIVKNDKKYSEKVCLFLLPVFLNKEAAVQTKAAKIIVKSGDPDSENLKNEIRSYAGSFLSDTTSLLEKFLPRGKNNKDTQSAGVEESGAWHISQSVLPIETVSDFIFFAPQVFSKNEPNDFDLFLDALVRLNTEINEEHLIQLEPAFKAALKMKGNVGMHHLYATFFMAYGCMKSKKASPILNEAKKEFPDLENWGGKRTPLIFKAYQQFLLGIFQFLEQEKNLPLLSVPDRTPCWINIRVLTDKLKIYQNKKELPVPFDLQRALLRVRKEDLEESKKYAEKKLNKDYYELLTPVFDSGYFKNIYEKSYLDGNFSRKFGTRKIYKGYVSEEIPELTVSVENKEISADAPLLDHLFNSYHGVYNPDLIRIAYTAPYFSGSVFAKKYNETLSNAVYQYDSKLNTEFLDAWMKLDLPFQPMHYLFLSAGMFSKDKTFSGTAFEAIIHSIVSADFDIEALGIMIGEKISFGLVPVKRLTDGILGVINLSSSHNQAFEKLLIAILTVIDQPVLNLKKLLELYEELLNLNHSKTDDAVAVRLKGWKNENNLKKILLKLKTNERKTL; from the coding sequence ATGCTTATTGGAGATGAATTGAAAACGATTTATTTAAATTACAGAATCAAGGAAATTGTTCCTTTTCTGATAAAGCTGACCCAAAAAGAGAAGAAAGAAACTGCAGTCATTGTAAAGAAATTTTTAAACAAAGACTGGGGGCATAATCACATTTCCATGCTTACCGTTCTTGCCTGCAGCAATACAAAAGATCAGTATGAAAACCTTGCTTCCGGGTATTACGCAATACCGGCACATCTCGTCGATGAATTATTCCAGTCCTGTGTGCCAGAATGGATAGGAAGCAGCTACGTTTTTTTAAGAAATATAGACTACCTTAAAGTCCTGGAATGGCAGCAGAAAGGTTATTTTACACTCAGTGACGAAGTCACGGCCAAGCTTCTTTCAGAATCACTAGCTTCAAACCCTACTGCAGAAGAAATTCTTTTCTCTTATCCGGTAACGATAAATTCCCATATCTGGCTGTTATTTCAGTATGATTCTAATTTGACCGACAACTATAACAACGGAAAAAACTGGAAAATTCTTCTGAAGGATCTTCTCAAAGAAAATAAAATTGAACGTTCAAGACTTTTAAAGTCGTGTCTTCATGCAATCGCCCTTAATTTTTCAAAAGACCATAATACATGGTTTTTAGAACTTTTCTCTTACCTTGAGCCTTCAAATTCTGAAATTATAGAACTTCAGGACAATCTTTTTTCGGTTTTTCATTCCCCACAGCATTCACTTTTCGTTCCTGTGCTGAAAATTATAAACCCGGTCATTACAGAATCCGGTTTCAAAACTGATGATTTTCTCCATGCTGCTGTATCTTTACCCGGTCTTCAGGTTAAAAATATTTTAAATGCATTGCTTCAGACTTTAGATAAAATAGTGAAGAATGATAAAAAATACAGTGAAAAAGTTTGCCTTTTCCTGCTTCCTGTTTTTCTGAACAAAGAGGCTGCTGTACAGACAAAAGCCGCTAAAATTATCGTAAAATCCGGTGATCCGGATTCTGAAAATCTTAAGAATGAAATACGGTCTTATGCCGGATCTTTTCTTTCTGATACCACATCACTGCTTGAAAAATTTCTCCCTCGGGGAAAAAATAATAAAGACACACAATCTGCAGGTGTTGAAGAATCTGGTGCCTGGCATATATCCCAATCGGTTCTACCTATTGAAACTGTCAGTGATTTTATATTTTTTGCACCACAGGTTTTCAGTAAAAACGAACCTAACGATTTTGATCTTTTTTTAGATGCTCTCGTCAGGTTGAATACTGAAATCAATGAAGAACATCTTATACAGCTGGAGCCCGCCTTCAAAGCTGCCCTTAAAATGAAAGGAAATGTTGGGATGCATCACTTATATGCCACATTTTTTATGGCTTATGGCTGCATGAAAAGCAAAAAGGCTTCTCCAATACTTAATGAAGCAAAAAAAGAATTTCCTGATCTTGAAAACTGGGGTGGAAAACGGACCCCTCTGATCTTTAAAGCTTATCAGCAATTTCTTCTGGGAATATTTCAATTTTTAGAACAGGAGAAAAACCTTCCGTTACTTTCGGTTCCGGATCGTACACCCTGTTGGATCAATATCCGTGTCCTTACCGATAAATTAAAAATCTATCAAAATAAAAAAGAGCTTCCGGTTCCTTTCGATTTGCAGAGAGCATTACTCAGAGTAAGAAAAGAAGATTTGGAAGAATCAAAAAAATACGCAGAGAAAAAATTGAACAAAGATTATTATGAGTTGCTGACTCCAGTTTTTGATTCCGGATATTTTAAAAATATATATGAAAAGTCTTATTTAGACGGAAATTTTAGCAGAAAGTTCGGCACCAGAAAAATATATAAAGGATATGTTTCAGAAGAAATTCCTGAGCTTACGGTAAGCGTTGAAAATAAAGAAATTTCAGCAGATGCACCTCTTTTGGATCATCTATTTAACTCATACCATGGTGTTTATAATCCTGATCTGATCCGTATTGCATATACTGCGCCCTACTTTTCCGGATCTGTTTTTGCGAAAAAATATAATGAAACACTATCCAATGCTGTATACCAGTATGACAGCAAGCTCAATACAGAATTTTTAGACGCATGGATGAAGTTGGACCTTCCGTTTCAGCCAATGCATTATTTATTCCTTTCAGCGGGAATGTTTAGTAAGGATAAAACCTTCTCTGGTACGGCTTTTGAAGCGATTATTCATAGCATAGTTTCAGCTGATTTTGATATTGAGGCATTAGGAATAATGATCGGTGAAAAGATCAGTTTCGGTCTTGTACCGGTTAAAAGACTGACTGATGGGATTTTGGGGGTTATTAACCTGAGTTCCAGTCATAATCAGGCTTTTGAGAAACTATTGATAGCCATTCTTACAGTAATAGATCAGCCTGTTTTGAATCTTAAAAAGCTTTTAGAGCTTTATGAAGAGCTGCTGAATCTGAATCATTCCAAAACGGATGATGCTGTGGCCGTGAGGTTAAAAGGATGGAAAAACGAAAATAACCTGAAAAAAATATTACTCAAATTAAAAACAAATGAAAGAAAGACTTTATGA
- a CDS encoding DUF6493 family protein: MKERLYEILNEEKKHEIIPFLKQLSADERKSLVPTIKKLDREISKIVMTKNSYHTAGSAEQHSIIDIASFVCMEQKHYGKNYWSLFRDKEQTSKILEWGCPHWFSDFINDSIDAEFTAFNYQDILGWAEKGYVQPGPELLGYHLSLQPSDLEKYPETLETHFWYLCEFPSKSLPFTREWLPLVQKLIAESKIERKKFLKECLLAANRNFNKNVTGWFMDAFNILKPSDEELISLQDELMAGLASVQSKAVNTVLAHLKKIVPDPEFKTSEFSHFLPNLLSSEVKTVVAASLAVTEKIFQKKKTDTENLRMALSAAFVSKDESIQTKAAKIIQRYIPVSEDMKEALSHYADNILANVRPGLAQYIENQQVELDAVKTEKLELISEESKVQEPQSFEDLMFFLPQAIENPGTHYYDLALAGLVRFADEADSGSVKLFEPVFQKACKTIAKWEVHHFNVLLCNLIINYGLSLIERFPLQLKTLEKIYKRTCEDEATREAYSTYHKKLGAITDIHVGGLAMEPFKIIAVHVFNKITSGDQTPLLSTVTHEPCWIDPYALVERFETYQNTDVKPDDLDVQLALQRCSLERTSDVLQWVEDRLKGEYKELLLFFFNRDASPEGTFEHPSWWMTAGITRSPGRVFEEFKDFGYHDIPKEFLTGIYDWKTIDSKKNSYYPVELNISVPKYHLKKRQHQLFLEYFIAEQKHFSETPAFMWSFPNTLGNVFAKIIKDCLFYSGIAEVYERTLVLNTAQALHQMKKPLDAMGYLFLGTIFLDGDKVIRGTAAEIWLEHVSHKVMDNTRLGKVIGLHEKLEWAPVKRFTDLVQHQMLNVSKDHNLALEELFTYILLQMEIPVTNLKKILDIYHEVLALNQSESDKNLKEKLNSWKDNSSLKKICNLLLKK, translated from the coding sequence ATGAAAGAAAGACTTTATGAGATCCTTAATGAGGAAAAAAAACATGAGATTATTCCCTTTCTGAAGCAACTTTCTGCAGACGAAAGAAAATCCCTGGTCCCTACCATAAAAAAACTGGACAGGGAGATCAGTAAGATTGTAATGACGAAAAACTCCTACCATACTGCCGGTTCCGCAGAACAGCATTCTATTATTGATATAGCATCGTTTGTCTGCATGGAACAAAAGCATTACGGGAAAAACTACTGGAGTCTTTTCAGAGACAAAGAACAGACCAGCAAAATACTGGAATGGGGATGTCCCCATTGGTTTTCAGACTTTATCAATGATTCTATAGATGCTGAATTTACGGCATTTAATTATCAGGATATCTTAGGATGGGCAGAGAAAGGCTATGTACAGCCTGGTCCCGAACTCCTTGGATACCATTTAAGCCTTCAGCCGTCTGATCTGGAAAAATATCCGGAAACCCTTGAAACCCACTTTTGGTATTTATGCGAATTTCCTTCGAAATCACTCCCTTTCACCAGAGAATGGCTTCCGTTGGTTCAAAAATTAATTGCCGAAAGTAAAATTGAAAGGAAAAAATTTCTCAAAGAATGCCTTCTGGCAGCGAACAGGAATTTTAATAAAAATGTAACAGGATGGTTCATGGATGCCTTCAATATACTGAAACCTTCTGATGAGGAACTTATTTCGCTTCAGGACGAACTGATGGCGGGATTAGCTTCTGTACAGTCAAAGGCAGTCAATACCGTCTTGGCTCATCTTAAAAAAATAGTTCCGGATCCTGAATTTAAAACCAGTGAATTTTCTCATTTTCTTCCGAACCTGTTAAGTTCAGAGGTGAAAACCGTTGTTGCAGCCAGTCTGGCAGTTACCGAAAAGATTTTTCAGAAAAAGAAAACAGATACAGAAAACCTGAGAATGGCTTTGAGTGCAGCATTTGTAAGCAAAGATGAAAGTATACAGACCAAAGCAGCAAAGATTATTCAAAGATATATTCCCGTTTCTGAAGACATGAAAGAAGCGTTGTCTCATTATGCTGACAATATATTAGCCAATGTAAGACCTGGCTTAGCCCAATATATAGAAAACCAACAGGTGGAGCTGGATGCGGTAAAAACAGAAAAGTTAGAACTGATCAGCGAAGAAAGTAAGGTTCAGGAACCTCAAAGCTTTGAAGATCTGATGTTTTTTCTTCCACAGGCAATAGAAAATCCTGGAACCCATTATTATGATCTTGCGCTGGCAGGACTTGTGCGTTTTGCTGATGAAGCAGACTCAGGCTCTGTAAAATTGTTTGAACCAGTGTTTCAAAAAGCCTGTAAAACCATTGCCAAGTGGGAGGTACATCACTTTAATGTATTACTGTGCAATCTCATCATTAATTACGGACTTTCTCTGATAGAAAGATTCCCGCTTCAGCTTAAAACCCTGGAAAAAATATACAAAAGAACCTGCGAAGACGAAGCAACGAGAGAAGCTTATTCTACCTATCATAAAAAACTGGGAGCCATCACCGACATTCATGTGGGAGGGCTGGCTATGGAACCGTTCAAAATAATAGCAGTACATGTTTTTAATAAAATAACATCAGGAGATCAAACTCCGCTGCTGTCTACGGTAACTCATGAACCATGCTGGATAGATCCGTATGCATTGGTGGAAAGATTTGAAACGTATCAGAATACGGATGTAAAACCTGATGATCTTGATGTACAGCTTGCATTACAGCGATGCTCACTGGAAAGAACCTCAGACGTATTACAATGGGTTGAGGACCGGTTAAAAGGAGAATATAAAGAACTGCTTCTTTTCTTCTTTAATCGAGATGCATCTCCAGAAGGAACATTCGAACATCCGTCATGGTGGATGACTGCAGGAATTACACGTTCTCCCGGAAGAGTTTTTGAAGAATTTAAAGACTTCGGATATCATGATATTCCTAAAGAATTCCTTACCGGAATTTACGACTGGAAAACAATAGACAGTAAAAAGAACTCCTATTATCCTGTTGAACTTAATATCAGTGTTCCAAAATACCACCTGAAAAAAAGACAGCACCAGCTTTTCCTGGAGTACTTTATTGCCGAACAAAAACATTTTTCTGAAACCCCGGCCTTTATGTGGAGTTTCCCCAATACCTTAGGAAATGTGTTCGCTAAAATTATTAAAGATTGTCTGTTTTATTCAGGAATTGCAGAGGTGTATGAAAGAACCCTCGTTCTGAATACTGCACAGGCACTTCATCAGATGAAAAAGCCTCTGGACGCAATGGGATATCTGTTTTTGGGAACTATTTTCCTGGATGGAGACAAAGTGATCCGCGGAACAGCTGCTGAAATCTGGCTGGAGCATGTTTCTCACAAAGTAATGGATAATACCCGTTTGGGGAAGGTTATCGGGCTGCATGAAAAGTTAGAATGGGCGCCTGTAAAAAGGTTTACGGATCTTGTACAGCATCAGATGCTTAATGTCAGCAAAGATCATAATCTGGCATTGGAAGAGCTTTTTACGTATATTCTGTTACAGATGGAAATACCTGTTACCAATCTTAAAAAAATATTGGATATTTACCACGAGGTTCTGGCTTTAAATCAATCGGAGTCTGATAAAAACTTAAAAGAAAAACTGAATAGCTGGAAAGACAATTCCAGTCTGAAAAAAATCTGCAATCTTCTTCTAAAAAAATAG
- a CDS encoding SWIM zinc finger family protein — translation MEDTLIYNYRRPSSLIRESASEELFLSKYSEIQKNTDAPCFFWGEVSQPFILARCLISLSNIVKSSFNLSPFQMAMLKDPIVTAGNSRLRFEGFSHCAGVYARVDVLPDGLHGEFLENGTTNVDFNQPMITALGCICPNEKIMLSVGEKEVGLYQEENKVIERKVPLPVKWIKGLSTVQIYLSESEKLHTFNKIQTQQLFRGIPKGPVKSDYYLIIRGNKPMFSPVKSADAVCIGGLNRLRLLEPLLPYIDQMQVFPHSDMQSTTWQLYMGNIRFSFSLSRESWRGFSGEGAVLDSLIDDISDDWIDALDKYAYANQSFNPSAFALDENISLKKTDNLTGRLAAMGLLGYDLDDNGFFYRRLPFKLNRIIGLNPRMKNAEKLITEGKVEILNKSEARTEARVQGTGVHHTVIIDSDKERCTCEWFSKYQGERGPCKHVLAVKKLVHT, via the coding sequence ATGGAAGATACGCTTATTTACAATTATCGGAGACCATCGTCTTTGATAAGAGAATCCGCATCTGAAGAATTATTTCTGTCCAAATACAGCGAAATTCAGAAGAATACGGATGCTCCCTGTTTTTTCTGGGGAGAGGTTAGCCAGCCGTTTATATTGGCAAGATGCCTCATTTCACTTTCCAATATTGTGAAATCCAGCTTTAATCTTTCGCCGTTTCAGATGGCAATGCTTAAAGATCCCATCGTTACTGCCGGAAACAGTAGGCTGCGATTTGAAGGATTTTCACACTGTGCCGGCGTTTATGCAAGAGTAGATGTATTGCCTGACGGACTGCATGGTGAATTCCTTGAAAACGGAACCACCAATGTAGATTTTAATCAGCCGATGATCACGGCGTTGGGATGCATTTGCCCCAATGAGAAAATTATGCTTTCTGTGGGCGAAAAAGAAGTAGGGCTCTATCAGGAAGAAAACAAAGTGATCGAGAGAAAAGTTCCGCTTCCGGTAAAATGGATAAAAGGGCTCAGCACAGTCCAGATTTATCTGTCTGAATCTGAAAAGCTTCATACCTTCAATAAGATCCAGACCCAGCAGCTCTTCAGAGGAATTCCGAAAGGACCGGTAAAGTCAGATTATTACCTGATCATCAGAGGAAATAAACCCATGTTTTCGCCTGTAAAATCAGCAGATGCGGTTTGTATTGGCGGGCTCAACAGGCTGCGTCTTCTGGAACCACTTCTTCCTTATATTGATCAGATGCAGGTATTTCCGCACTCAGATATGCAGTCTACGACATGGCAGCTGTATATGGGAAATATAAGGTTCAGTTTTTCATTGTCAAGAGAAAGCTGGCGGGGATTTTCAGGAGAAGGAGCTGTATTGGACAGCCTGATTGATGATATTTCTGACGACTGGATTGATGCGCTGGATAAATATGCTTATGCTAACCAGTCTTTTAATCCTTCAGCTTTTGCTTTAGATGAGAATATTAGCCTGAAAAAGACAGATAATCTCACAGGAAGACTCGCTGCGATGGGATTGCTGGGATATGATCTTGATGACAATGGATTTTTCTATCGAAGGCTGCCATTTAAACTCAATCGGATTATTGGACTAAATCCAAGGATGAAAAATGCAGAAAAGCTGATCACAGAAGGAAAAGTTGAGATCTTAAATAAAAGTGAAGCCAGAACCGAAGCCAGAGTACAGGGCACAGGGGTACATCATACCGTTATCATCGACAGTGATAAAGAACGGTGTACATGTGAGTGGTTCAGCAAATACCAGGGCGAGAGAGGACCATGCAAACATGTTCTTGCCGTAAAGAAATTAGTTCATACTTAA